The Vibrio marisflavi CECT 7928 region ATGGTTTCTTGCAGATCTTGATCGAGGCCGTTCACCGCTTTCATAATCGACTTGTCAATTTTTACCATATCACTGGCAGAAACATTGATGGCAATCTGTACTCCATTGCTAAGGTCACTGTACGCACTCTCTGACAAATGCTGCAAATGATGCAAAGCATCACTCACACCATGACAGACTTTGGAAAATGAGGTGCCGAATGTGTTTTCTTTGCTTGTAGCGACAGCAGACAAACCACCGGGGTTATTCGTCACCGTTCCACTGCTGTATGTAAAGGATGTAGTGTTTGACGCTGTTGTTTGCGTGCTCGATGATGAGGTTAAACAAAACAGTGGATTAAGTGTATCTGAACTAGCATCAGGGTACAGAGTTTGTCTTGTCACCCCCGGAATGATCAGCATATTGGTACCCGACTGGTTTAAGAAAGTGGCAGTCGGCTGCATTCCATCAGATGTTTTTTTAAAGCTGCCTTTGGTGCTGTAGTCCGGCCCAGTACTTGTACTATCAGAACTCACAGTGCTTTTACTATTGGCGATACTAGCGCCTGTGACATAGACATTGGTATCCATAAATGGAGTTGGGTTGGAGTCATTGGTTTGAACAGTTGTATCGGATGTGTTTCCCATTCGGTATTGAGCTTGCTCAGTGATATTAATGACTTGCCATGGGTAAGTGATGGCATCGTCTGCTGCAGCGATCAGGCCAATATCGGTGGAGGATGCTTCAAACTGCTTTGAGTTGACTAGTCGGGCATAAATATTCTGCCCAAATGTAGATGCTTTGAGGACAATGTTCGCTTGCTTAGTCGCTGGATCAACCTGCGCCATAAATGAGGCATACCGATTGATGTTGTGGCAATAATTGCTCACGGTATCTGTTACGGTGCAATCAGAATCGGCTCGAATTTCCAACATTAAATCTTGGTTGGCAGTATCACTTAGGCTAGCGATATTACCATCGCTATCGGCAGGTGAGAGTGTCAGGTGGTAATAATCACCAGTTGCTTGGTCTAATGTTGGGTCATATTCAATTTGACTGGCAATCTCATGACTATGCCACTTGCGTTCTAATAACGTGTTAATGGAACGGTAGAGGCCGTAGGTGTTGGTATCTGTAGCACCAAAAGTGGTGGAATCTGCCGTGGAGTCTGTCATCATGACGGAGCTAATATATTCGCTGTCGTGGTATGTGCGGCGAGGTGTAGTGATGTCGACGATACACCCAGATGCCAAGCATACGGCTTGTGCGGTACCATCCAGCGTGGAGCTGCTATTGGTTGACGTATTCGTATCAAAGGCCATTAACGTACTTAGTACCAGTTGGATCGGAATGGTAATGTCTTCATCCGTTGAGGATTTGTAGCAATTGCCTTCAATATAATGCCAATCGTAAGGTGTGTTTTTTACATAGCTAATTGGATTTGACTCAAAGTTTCTTACTGCTCCCGTTTCGTCATATGGGCCGTAAATAGGCTTGCCATAGGGTGTATCGCTGCTCGATGCTCTTTGCTGGCGTGCGAGGTAAAGGTTTTTGTTTTCATCCAATATGAAGTACCGCATTCCACCAAACTTGCTAAAGCAGCTCGATATTTTTTTTATGTCTCCATTACCTGTAATAGGTTCGGGTAGGCGCAAGGGGTAACTTGCTTTGTGATACCAGTGACCATTGCCATCAATGTGTTTTAGTACGACGATTGCGGGCATGGCAGCATTCGTCATTTCTAAAAGTTTGACATAGTAGACGTTGCCTTCAGAATCGGTGTACCTGTATAAGTCGTGTATGCTATTGACATCTTTCCAAACCCAATTCCAAGCGCAATATATTTCTCCGGAAACATTAGGAGCGTAGGATTGTGGTTTATTTTTAGCGTGGTCATTGTCATCTTTAAATTCAGTATAAGTGCAAGTCGTTGGGAAGCCTGCAGACACTGACTTTGATGAGTCGACTTTTGAAAACTCGTAAGATTGAGTCACTAAGTAAGTATTGCCATCTTTGTCATTAGTGGTTTGGTTCCCGTAGACCACCGTGCGAAGCACTCTATTCTCGCTGCTGTTCCAGTCGATATGAACAACCGGTGCATCGGAGGCGTTGTTGGGATAAAAGACTTTGCTCGATGATAGGTAGCCTTCAGGTGTCATAGTGAGGATATGAGCCCCATTTCCTTCATTAAACACAATGTGTTGGTAAGAAGTTTTTTCTTCAAATACGCCTGATGAGGTATATCCAGAGTTTACAAAATGTCGAACACTCGAATAACCAGTATTGATATACATTGATGAAGCGTTTTTAATAGTCCATTGATATTCGCCTATCGTATCTGGTGTTATTGTGAGCGTGTCACTTGGCGCTGTTGAGGTAACAGTACCATAAATCAAATACCCATCTGACTTGCCTTGATTGAGCTCTACATAAAGTAAACACCTGGCTGTAAACTCCAGGTCACCGTTATCATTAACTACACCCACATTGTTGGCCCCGGCGATTGAGCTAAATAGTCGAATAGTACTTGGGCCATCGGAAGTTGGCGCATCAACGGTGATACCACTTTTTATAACTATCCGTTCCAAGCCTTCTGTTCTAGCACCATTTGTAACCGCTCCGATAGGGTGTTGGTAGTGGACTAAATCCCATGTGCTTTGTGTATCGGTCGTACTTACTTCCTCAAGTTGAACAAAATCGTTGAGTGCAAACGCATGTCCGTTGTCACTAAAGGTGCTTTCAATTGGATTTGAAGAGGTGAGATCTGACTGCATTCGTATCGCACGTGCAGATGAATCAATCGTACAATGTAAATAGGTCGTATCTGGTGGAATAACAGACTCGCTATAAACCGTATCTGAAAATAACTCTGTCCCGTAGACTATTTGTGTTGCGGTTGGGCCTTGAGCCGGAGTGTAATTAGTCGCCCCAAAAGTTTGCTCAGAATTATCTTTGTTTGGATACTCACTGCCCAATTCTTCAGCAATAAGCCCATAAGAGAATAGACCCGAACTTATTAAAGGAGTAGCAACTAGAATAGCAGCGGTACCTTTCAAACATCTGCGCTTTGACTCTACATGTTGAAAACAATCTACTTCTTTTGGAGTAAGTTTATCTAGCTTCAGTGCTTTTTTTATCGCCTCAGTGATTTGAGTTCTTACTTTAGTGTTGAATGGATTCATACTGCACCTCATAACGTTGCTTACATCAATTGCATATTCAATTAAGTAAATTAATACTACTGATAGCACGTAATGGATGTGTCAGTTTGCATATAAAAATAATTAAGAATATTAATCTTTTCGTATCAAGTTGTTGCGGGTGATAGGTTTTCTGAATGAGTGTGAGTGAAGGGGCAAACTTAACTAATGCATTAAATGAAAAAAGCCTGCAAATGCAGGCTTAAGAATTATTTATAATTAACCCTGTTAATTACTTCGCTAGGTTTTCTGCTACGAATGACCAGTTAACTAGAGCCCAGAAACCATTCATGTAGTCTGGACGCACGTTGCGGTAATCGATGTAGTATGCGTGTTCCCATAGGTCAACAGTTAGAAGAGGAGTCACACCTTCTTCTGTTAAAGGAGTCGCAGCGTTAGAAGTGTTAACGATGTCTAGAGAACCATCCGCTTTCTTAACAAGCCAAGTCCAAGAAGAACCGAAGTTGTTGATTGCTGAGTCAGTGAACTTAGCTTTGAATTCTTCGAATGAACCGAAAGCTGCGTTGATAGCGTCTGCTACAGCACCAGTTGGTTCGCCACCTGCGTTAGGCGCTAGGCAGTGCCAGTAGAAAGTGTGGTTCCAGATTTGCGCTGCGTTGTTGAATACACCGCCAGTTGAAGTTTTGATGATCTCTTCTAGAGACTTACCTTCAAATTCAGTACCAGGAATAAGACCGTTTAGCTTAACAACGTAAGTGTTGTGGTGTTTACCATGGTGGAAATCTAGTGTTTCTGCTGAGATATGAGGTTCTAGTGCGTCTTTAGCGTAAGGAAGAGCTGGTAGTTCAAATGCCATTGCTCGATTCTCCATATAGATGAAAGAGTTAGTACTTTCGATTGCTTCCGAAATTTGTTTTTATTGAGTCAATGTGACTGACTTGCGATACAGTTTAGCAAGTTTTTACTTTATTAAAAGGGTAAACCGAGGAAATTTATTGTTTGATTTCGCACTATACTTTACTAATGATAATTACAAAAATTAAACCATAGAGAATCTAAGCTTTTTATTCTCGTCTAATGGTTTAGAATAGCGGGATTAAGTGTCGTCCATTTGTACAACGAGGAAGCAATGGAAACTATAGATAAAATTAAACAGCAAATCGCAGAAAACCCAATTCTTTTATACATGAAGGGCTCACCTAAGTTGCCTAGCTGTGGTTTCTCTTCTCAAGCATCTCAAGCTCTAATGGCTTGTGGCGAAAAATTTGCTTACGTTGATATTCTGCAAAACCCAGACATCCGCTCTGAGCTTCCTGTATATGCACAATGGCCAACTTTCCCTCAGCTTTGGATTGAAGGTGAGTTAATTGGTGGTTGTGACATTATTCTAGAGATGTTCCAAAAAGGCGAACTTCAGCCGCTAATCAAAGAAGCTGCTGAGAAAATCGAACAAGACGCTGAATAATACTGTATAAAATTACAGTTTTTCTTGTTTTAGGGCTACAATTTCAATATTGTAGCCCTAATTATTTCTGCTCAATAAATTTTTATGACTCGCCTTTTTATTGCTGAAAAACCTAGCCTTGGCCGAGCAATCGCCGCTGCACTGCCCAACCCTCAAAAGAAAGATCAAGGTTTTATCCGGTGTGGAAATGGTGATGTTGTCACGTGGTGCATTGGTCACTTGTTGGAGCAGGTTGAACCAGATGCCTATGATGAGCGATATAAAAAATGGAACATTAACGATTTACCCATCATTCCACCTCAATGGCAGTTGAGACCGCGTAAAACCTCAAGTAAACAGCTGACCGTCATTCGTAAACTGCTGAAAGAGTCTTCTACTATTGTTCATGCAGGAGACCCCGACCGTGAAGGGCAGCTACTTGTGGACGAAGTGATTGATTACTGCAAAGTCAGCAAGGCCAAGAAAGAAAATATTCAGAGGCTGCTGATCAGCGACTTGAACTTGCCTGCGGTTAAAAGAGCACTTGATGGGATGAGAAGTAACCGGGAGTTTGTCCCATTGTCGGTGTCGGCGTTAGCGCGATCTCGCGCAGACTGGCTATATGGTATGAATATGTCTCGGGCATTCACTTTGCTTGGACAGAGAGCGGGTTATCAAGGGGTGCTTTCAGTCGGTCGAGTGCAGACTCCTGTTCTTGGCTTAGTGGTGAGAAGAGACGAAGAAATAGAAAATTTTGTCGCTAAAGATTATTTTACCTTACATGCTCTCATTCCGTATCAAAGCGAACATAGCAGCTTTGATATCAGGGCTAAGTGGCAGCCAAGCGAAGCTTGTCGACCATGGCAGGACGAAGAAGGGCGGGTGCTTAATCGTAAGTTGGTGGAAAACGTTGCAAGCCGTATTGCAGACCAGCCAGCAACCGTTATGGAATCAGAACACAAGAAAACCAAACAGCAACCGCTATTACCTTACTCTCTTTCAGCACTGCAAATTGATGCTGCGAAGCGATTTAGCATGAGTGCTCAACTCGTGCTTGATACATGCCAGTCATTGTATGAAAAGCATAAACTAATTACCTATCCTCGTTCTGATTGTCGATATTTGCCAAGTGAGCACTATGCCCAAGCATCCAGCGTGGTCGGAGCCATTTTTGGTAGCTCCAAGGAGTTATCAGAGTCAGGAGCCAATGCTGATCTTCGTTTGAAATCCAAAGCGTGGAATGACAAAAAAGTCGATGCTCACCATGCAATCATACCGACACCTAAGACAAAGCCAGTAGAGACACTTTCCGCTAATGAAGCAAAGGTTTACCAGTTGATCGCTAGGCAGTATTTAATGCAGTTTTTCCCAGCGGCTATTTACGCTGAGAGTAAGCTAGTTTTTGATATAGCTGGAGGCAAGTTCGTTGCTCGCGGTAAACAGTTATTTTCTTCTGGTTGGAGAACTTTGTTAGGCAAGCAGGTTGAAGAAACGGATGATACTGTTGACAAGGTTCCAGCACTAGAAAAAGGTACTCAGCTGATTTGCCGTGAAGGCGAAATCAAAGACTGTAAAACTGAGCCGCCAAGGCACTTTACCGAATCTACTTTGTTGTTAGCAATGACAGGAATTTCTCGCTATGTAGAAGATAAAGAGTTGAAAAAAATCCTTAAGGAAACAGATGGACTCGGAACAGAGGCTACTCGGGCGGGTATTTTGGATACGTTATTTAAGCGTCAATTGCTGTCGAGGCAAGGGAAGTCGATTATAAGTACCGAAGCTGGTAGGGGGCTGATTCATGCGTTGCCAATGGAATCAACTTTGCCTGATTTAACTGCTCATTGGGAGCACCAATTGCAAGCAATGGCGGAAAGAGACCAGCCTTATCAACCTTTTATGGATACTCTGGTGGAGCGTGTTACTGAGTTAATGACTCAAGCAAAAACGTCGCCTCTGCCTGAGTCTTTACGTCACTTGCCACAGGTGAAACGCCCAGCATTTAAGAAAAAGCGCAGGGCAAAAGCAAGCAGAAAGTAACGTTAGTTACCACGGAATGGTGGAGCCATCATAGTTAATAAACGTACCAGACTGTTGGGCTGTTGCTGAATCTATCACTTTTGTCAGCCCTCCGACTGAAGTTTCAGTTTCAATAAGAGCATTTGGTCCGCCCATTGCTGTTTTGACCCAACCGGGATGTAATGCTAAAACAACAAACCCGTCATCAGCTAAATCGATACTCAAGCTTTTAACTACGGAGTTCAAAGCCGCTTTTGAGGAGCGGTAGATATATCCACGACCAGATGAATTGTCGGCCATGCTGCCGACTTTTGACGAGAGGCAGGCAATTTTCTTAACTTGGCCTTGTTTTAGAAGTGGTAGAAAGGCTTCGACGATTTTAAGTGGAGCAATCGTATTGGCTTCAAAAACTTTTCGCCATTCTTCAACATCGGTTTCGCCCAAAGAATAGCCTGATGGACCATAATATCCCGCATTGTTTATTAGCAAGTCGATTGCTGGAAGGCTTGTAGCTAGCTCTGAAATGGCCTGATAATCAGTAATATCGACACGGTGGCAAGTTAGGGAAGGGGATTGGTTTTCCAATTCAAGCAATTCTTGCGCTGCATTTTCATTGCGATATGTAGCGTGAACTTGCCAACCATTGTTTAGGTAATATTTTGTGAGCGCTAAGCCGATACCACGGCCTGCTCCTGTTATAAATACAAGACTCATTTATTAGCCCTTTACTTTGACGTAGGCTGTTCATTGTGCGACTGGAGTGGTGGAAAATCAATATTGAAACGGCTCGATTGAACCTATAGCATAATGCGAGTTCTTTCTAACAGTCACTTCTTCAACTCTATGATTCCATTGGTATATCATCCTATATATTCCGATCTCCCTCTCCCTAAAGGTCACCGCTATCCAATAAATAAGTACCGACTACTGCACCAACAGCTTGTACAGCGAATGGAGCAATATGATAACTGGAATACGGCATTTCAAATTTTTCAGCCTCAACCGATTACTATTGAGGAAGTTAACCGAGTTCATAGTTCTGAATACGTCTCTCAATTGGCTAACGGCTCATTGCCACTGGCTAAAATTCGAAGAATTGGCTTTCCTTGGAGTGAGCAATTGGTACAGAGGACACTGACTTCTGCGGGCGGAACTTGTTTAGCGGTCGAACTAGCAGTGGAGTATGGCATCGCAATTCACTTAAGCGGCGGGTATCACCATGCACATTATGACTTTGGAAGTGGGTTCTGTCTTTTCAATGATTTGGTACTTGCCGCCAACCATGCACTTACCCATGAGAACATCGACAAAGTTCTAATTATCGACAGCGATGTACACCAAGGTGACGGTACAGCCACCCTTTGTGATGCTCGAGATGATATCGTGACACTTTCATTTCACTGTGAGAAAAACTTTCCAGCTCGAAAAACTCATTCCGATATTGATATCGCTTTGCCAAAAGACATTTCGGATATGGAGTTCTTAGATAGCTTTAACTCGGTGGTTGAAATGTCGGTTAACTTACATCAACCGGATCTCATTATTTATGATGCGGGCGTCGATATTCATAGTGATGACGAGCTTGGCTATTTCAATGTATCAACACAGGCAATTTATCAAAGAGATCAATTTTTGCTGAAGCTAGCGAAAGAGAAATCAGTTCCAATTGCTTGCGTAGTCGGCGGTGGTTATCGCTCTAATCACGCAGATCTGATACCGATCCACATGAAGCTGATTCAGGCTGCTTTAGATATCTCGGAAAATTAAATCGAAGGTTTATATCGTACTGCTCAATTTAGACTATCTTGAAAGAGTGTTTTAACAGGCAGAGGATAACTCCATGCAATCTAACCCTATTGTTTGGTTTGAAATTTATGTCGACGATTTACCTCGAGCAAGAAAGTTCTACGAGTCGGTACTTAACGTTGAGTTGCAGGCTATAGAAAACACCACCAACATAGAGCTCGAGATGTGGGGCTTTCCGGGAAATACTGAAGGTTATGGGGCAACAGGCGCGCTGGTTAAAATGAAAGATGTGAAAGCTGGTGCAAATAGCACGCTAGTATACTTTGCTTGCGAGGATTGCAGCGTAGAAGCTGCCAGAGTTGAGCTTGCAGGAGGCAGTCTACAAGCACCTAAGTTCCCAATTGGTGAACATGGCTTTATTGCTATCGCTACAGATACTGAAGGAAACACTATTGGCTTCCATTCGATGAATTAGCTTCTTGTATTGAGTTGATTGATTCTTTGACCAATCACAGTTTCCACTATTCATAAACTGAAGGAAAAATATGCAGCATCGTATTCGCTCCGCTGGGATATTACTGTCTGGAAGCAAAATCTTAATGTTGAAAGTGAAAGATTTTTCAGGTGATTACTGGATCCTACCCGGAGGTGGGTTTGAAGCAGGGGATAGAAGCACAAAGCATAGCTTAGAAAGAGAGTTTGAAGAAGAGACAGGGTTGGTTGTAGAAGTTGGCCCGCTGGTTTGCGTTAGGGAGTTTTTAGAAACTAGCCAAAACAGGTACAACGCGGAGTTTTTCTACTGCATTACTGATTATTCAGGGGAGCTAACTTTGTCTAATTTGCAGGGGCTGAATGACGAAGAGTTCATTCAGTCTGTGCAATGGGTTGAGCTCTCTGAGTTAAAAGACAAAAGAATTTATCCTCATGACTTAGCTACCACGGTTATGGACATAATTAAATCAAAACGGTTTTCCACTCATTTAGGAAGTTTCGTTCAGGGAAACGCTGATAGCCATAACCAATTATAATTAATTATTTGCTAGTACTACTTATTAGCAAGCTGAATAATTAATGTATTGACTAATATTATTCATCCAGAAAATATAAATGTATATTTTGATAGGCACGTTATCTAACTTGGGTGGATTATTAACATGAAAGCAATGTTTTTATATCTTACGGCTGAATTCTAACAAAAGTATATTTACTGAGTATTTGCTCAATAGTGGTAACTGAGTTTCAGCTATCTAAATATATAGGTTTTCTATAGTGTTTAGTAAGTATCTAAAAAGGACTATAGAAACTACTAATGCAGATTTTAACCTCTTCTGGTTTTTTATTTTTTCTTCTTCAGTATTCTGGTTCGTGCTTTTTGTTGTCTTATCATCATGAAAGTTAAAGGTTAAATGAGTCTTGATATGCTTTGCTAGCTTGGTTAACTCGAATGTGTAAGGCTCGGTAGAAATTTGCAATATATAGAAACATAAATATAATTGCTTGCCTGCATAGCACAGAAACTAACCATTAAAAATATCTTTGATTAAAGAGGAATATATAAATTCCCACAGTCAATAAGTTGCTATTGCATGAAACGTCGAAATGTCACGGCTATGGATATGGAGAGGTTTAGTGGATAATCCAGCATTCGATCATGTAGAAACGGTTAAGCGATTATCAAGTAGGCTATATAAAAGATTAGGTATTATCGCTTTTACATTTTCAAGGGTATATAAAGATGGTTCGCGTTGTGAGCTGTGGAATGACCTTGATGCGCTAAAGTACACATTTATTAAGACGCAAAACGTAGAAAAGATATATACGCCGCCTTTTTTTGGTAATCGAACTTTTGCTATCTACGACATCGTGCTGGAAAACTTTCCATCGCGGGCTAGAAACAAAATGGCTAAACACCTAAAAGGGCTAGAAAGCACTTTTGACTATGCAAATTGCATTGTACTGATTGATTATCAAGAAGAGTATACAGAATATTGTATGTTCTATACGCATAGAAAAGAAAAGCAAGCAATCAATCGATATTTGAACGACTTGGAGTACCTCAAGTCCTTCAGGCGCTTTTTTAGGCATATGGCAAAGGATTGTATATATGAAGTGAGTACTGACAAGATAATGAAACCTTGGATTCATGGTTCTGATGCTCAGAAGGCTCACGATGGCCTGATTGTAGATTTAGGCGCACCAAAAGAAATTTATACAGGCTCAAATAAGAGTATAGAAGTACCACTCAAAGTAAAAAATCTTATTACTGGCTTCGAGAACAGTAACGTAGCAGGTCATTCCGATAGTTTGGTTCGGTTAACCGCTCGGGAAAAAGAAGTGTCAACTTATGTTATGGATGGCTCAACTGCAAAGGAAATTGCAGAGGCACTGTGTATTTCGCCTAAGACGGTCGAAAAACACATATTGAATATCAATAACAAGTTCGGCACTAACCGTCGAGCGACATTAATCTCAGAACTGAATAGATACTATGATAGATAAAGAAAAGAAGAAAATCGTGTGGACTGGCTTTGTCGGGACGTGCTTGGAGTGGTTCGACTTTGCGATATTTGGTGTTATGTCAGCCATTTTGGCGACTAACTTTTTCCCAGATGACTCAGGTCCTGTTTCCCTAATCAAAACCTTTGCTGTATTTGCGTCAGGCTTTTTAATCAGACCAATTGCAACCTTTATATGGGGCTACTTGGGCGATAAGCATGGTCGAAAAAATACAGTGGTCTTTACTGTATTGTTGATGAGTATTGCTTCATTAGGGTTAGGCCTATTGCCGAACTTTGAGTCTATCGGTATCGCATCGACTGTACTTCTTGTGGCTTTCCGAATGATTCAAGGTTTTGCATGTAGTGGCGAGCATTGTGGAATGGTGACATACCTATATGAATTGTTGCCAGGTAAAACTCAATCTAGAGCTTCGAGTATTGCAGTATCAGGTGTATACATTGGTATGGCTATGGCGACGCTCATCGGTTTGATTCTTCACGCGGGTTTAAGCAAGCAAGAACTGTATGCTTGGGGCTGGAGAGTTCCATTTATTCTCAGTGGTTTTGCTGGTTTAGCGAGCTTCTATATTCGTAAGAAAATGGTAGAAACAGCTGAGTTTCTGAACGCCACTGATAAACAGCGCCTAACAGTAAAGGAGTGGTTTAAGCTAGTATTCAACAACAAATACAGAATGCTATTAGGCATCGGTGCTTATCAATTAGCGGTTCTTATCCCTTATATTGCGTTTGTATTCGTAGTTTCTTATGTAGAGAAAAATCAACTTATACCAGTAGATCAACTTTATGCGTCAAACCTGATTAACTTGATTCTATGTGGTGTGTTCGTTTTTCTTGCGGCGAAAGTGTGTGATGCTTTGCCAAAGCAACGTGAAAATATCCAAATTGTCGCGGCATTGGCTTTATTGGTTGGTACACCATTCCTTTTCGAAAGCCTGAAGCAAGGCAATATCGTTCACTTCTTCTTTGCGCAGTTGTACTTTGGTTTCACAGTGGCGTTTTTGGTTGGTCCGTTTATGACAACTGCGGCGAAGCTGTTTGATGTTAAAGTCCGCTACACTGGAGTTTCTGTCATCATGAACATTTCTGCTGCCGTTTTTGGGGGAATGTCTCCGGTTATTTTATCGCTTTTCGATACAACTAAATCTCCTGAATTGTACTCAGTGATGTTTATCATGGCTTCAGCTGCGATAAGCCTTGTTTGTATTAGTGCCAACAAAAAGGTTTTGCTGAAAAATGTTTGATAAATACGGCTTAGAGGCCACTCACAATAGCTTTGGTTTCATGCATACGCTATCACCGATGGGTAAAGCGTTTATTGAGTACTCGTCTCAAACACTAGAAAAGCCATTGCTGGATATCGGCTGTGCTTTCGGTGTAACCACGCTACCTTGCCTAGAAAATGGCGCTAAAGTGGTTGCGTGTGATATTGAGCAATCTCATTTAGATGAATTGAAGCGAAGAGCGCCTCTGCAGCACCATGAAAACTTAACGCTCCAGCTAGGACGTTTCCCTGAAGAAATGGACTTTGCTGAAGGTTCATTTTCAGGCATTTTTATCTCACATGTTTTGCCTTTTTTGTCAGAGCAAGAGCTAAAAGATGGCTTTCAAAAAATAAGCAAATGGCTTGCTCCAGGAGGCAAGCTGTTTTTACTGTGTTACTCACCATTTCATAAAACTATGAGCGATTTTATTCCAACCTATTTGGAGCGAATTAAGACAACTAAGACGTTTGCAGGGCTGGTTGACAATAAGCGTGACTACGAATCGAATGAAATCGTGAATGACGATTTGCCAGATCGTTTGATGCTATTTGATGTACCGACAGTTGAGCATTTGTTTGAATTGGCAGGGTTGGATACTGAGTTGTGTGAGCATATCGGTGGTGTGGAAAATGGTGTACCAGAAATTTTTTGCCTCGATGGCAGAGAGTGGGTTGGTGCCATAGGTGTGAAACCACAAGCCTAGTCACGTCCAATAATTGTAGCAAATATGGAACCCCGCGATTTAGACGCGGGGTTTCTTCGTCTAAATCTAACGCTTTATGCCGATAGCGCTGATCCATTCTTCTCCGTCTAGGCAGAATGGGCCAGGTACGCCAATATCTTCGCCACCGATATATTCGTTGGCTTCTACGTCAAAACCGAATTTTTCGAACAAGTAACCAATGGTTGCTTTGTCAAACAGCATGAGTTCATTCGGCACATCTTCATGAATGATTTCATGTTTTGAGTATTTGCGTTTGTCGTCTATAAAGCCAGCAAAAATGTCTCGTTGTTTAAGCTGCTCTTGGTAGTCAGGAATAAAGTTAGCCAGTGTTTTATGAAATGGCGTGTAATTGAGAATGAAAAGCTTACCACCCGGACATATCCAACGACTTAGTTTCTCAAAGCCTATCTCTAACTCTTTTTCGGTTAAAAATGATAATACGTGGGAAATAATGGCACCAGAAAAGGCGTTGTCAGCAAACTCCAATTGTTCCGGGAAGCGTCCAACTCTAGTTGTGAGATTCGCTTGGTATTGCTCTGGCGTTCGAGACTTTAGCTCTTCCAGATGAGTGCCTTGAATATCGCAAGCTACTACATGTGCGTTGTTCTCTAAACAAGGAATTGTATTAACACCAAATGCGCTACCGATGTCTAGTAGTGGCTTGTCTATCATGCGTTGGTTTGAATAATCGATAAATGCCTGCCCTAAAGGAGACAAGCGGTGCATGAACCCAAATTGGTTATGGGTTATTTCTAAGCCGTGTTCATTGTACATAGTGAAGTGGTGCCTTATTGGTGGTGGTAACGGTTTAACTCTGTA contains the following coding sequences:
- a CDS encoding MFS transporter, giving the protein MIDKEKKKIVWTGFVGTCLEWFDFAIFGVMSAILATNFFPDDSGPVSLIKTFAVFASGFLIRPIATFIWGYLGDKHGRKNTVVFTVLLMSIASLGLGLLPNFESIGIASTVLLVAFRMIQGFACSGEHCGMVTYLYELLPGKTQSRASSIAVSGVYIGMAMATLIGLILHAGLSKQELYAWGWRVPFILSGFAGLASFYIRKKMVETAEFLNATDKQRLTVKEWFKLVFNNKYRMLLGIGAYQLAVLIPYIAFVFVVSYVEKNQLIPVDQLYASNLINLILCGVFVFLAAKVCDALPKQRENIQIVAALALLVGTPFLFESLKQGNIVHFFFAQLYFGFTVAFLVGPFMTTAAKLFDVKVRYTGVSVIMNISAAVFGGMSPVILSLFDTTKSPELYSVMFIMASAAISLVCISANKKVLLKNV
- a CDS encoding response regulator transcription factor, giving the protein MDNPAFDHVETVKRLSSRLYKRLGIIAFTFSRVYKDGSRCELWNDLDALKYTFIKTQNVEKIYTPPFFGNRTFAIYDIVLENFPSRARNKMAKHLKGLESTFDYANCIVLIDYQEEYTEYCMFYTHRKEKQAINRYLNDLEYLKSFRRFFRHMAKDCIYEVSTDKIMKPWIHGSDAQKAHDGLIVDLGAPKEIYTGSNKSIEVPLKVKNLITGFENSNVAGHSDSLVRLTAREKEVSTYVMDGSTAKEIAEALCISPKTVEKHILNINNKFGTNRRATLISELNRYYDR
- a CDS encoding class I SAM-dependent methyltransferase, with protein sequence MYNEHGLEITHNQFGFMHRLSPLGQAFIDYSNQRMIDKPLLDIGSAFGVNTIPCLENNAHVVACDIQGTHLEELKSRTPEQYQANLTTRVGRFPEQLEFADNAFSGAIISHVLSFLTEKELEIGFEKLSRWICPGGKLFILNYTPFHKTLANFIPDYQEQLKQRDIFAGFIDDKRKYSKHEIIHEDVPNELMLFDKATIGYLFEKFGFDVEANEYIGGEDIGVPGPFCLDGEEWISAIGIKR
- a CDS encoding class I SAM-dependent methyltransferase translates to MFDKYGLEATHNSFGFMHTLSPMGKAFIEYSSQTLEKPLLDIGCAFGVTTLPCLENGAKVVACDIEQSHLDELKRRAPLQHHENLTLQLGRFPEEMDFAEGSFSGIFISHVLPFLSEQELKDGFQKISKWLAPGGKLFLLCYSPFHKTMSDFIPTYLERIKTTKTFAGLVDNKRDYESNEIVNDDLPDRLMLFDVPTVEHLFELAGLDTELCEHIGGVENGVPEIFCLDGREWVGAIGVKPQA